The Planctomicrobium piriforme nucleotide sequence TGCTCCGCCGGTGAATGGACGGACAGATGATGACAGATGATTCCGGGTGCGCAAAAAGCGTGCCGAACGTCTGTGGACGTCAGTCCCCTGTTTCCAGAGAAACCGGAGGTTTACACCACCGGCTCGCCAGTTTTCGAGAACACGCTCTTCACGACATCGAAACGTCTCCTCAAGTCCGCTTGGGGAGACGTTTTTTCGTTGATACAGTCTGCCTGAACATCATGGAGGAAGCTCATGGCATTCGGTCATCCCAAGCATCTAATCGCGTTTCGCCCGCTGGCTCTGATGGCGGGTCTCGCCATCTTGGGAGCTGACGTGTGTCTGTCTGCTCAGGACATCATTCCGGAAGAACGCGAACGGAGCGCATACCGCACTCCGTATCGAATTGAATTCGCCACTCCTCGGGCGGAACTCGTCAGCGATCTTGAAGGAACCGAACGGGGCGACCCTCGCTTCGAGGCTGAGATTCCGCATGACGAATGGTACTCCCGCAGAGTGCTTGAGCATCGCGGCGCCTGGGGGCCCGTCGCCCGTGCTTACCCTGGCGTGCCCGGCATCGAGAGCTGGCCGGTCCAGGCTCGACGGGAACGGGTCGTCGCCATCGCGATGAGATTCTTGGGCTACGGCTACCAGCATCATCACCTGCCCGACTGGTCGCCGCCGCGCGAATGGCCCTGGAAGGAAACCTGCGTCGGCCACAACGGTCGCGGAGTCGACTGCAGTAACTTTACCGGGTTCGTTTACAACCAGGGGTTCGGCCTGCGTTTCAACACCGAGGTCGAACGGCAGGCTGAAGAACGCGAAGTCCGCGGCCCGGGCGAAAGTCGCATGACTCCAGTGCAGCACGTTCCCTTGCCGGAGTCGTATCAGGACCGTATTGCCGCTCTGCGGACCGGCGACCTGCTGTTCATTCGGAGCGACTCCGGAAACATCAGCCATGTCGTCATCTGGGTCGGCGGCATCGGGCAGTCCCCCGACGGCGCGCCGTTAATCATCGATAGTCACGGCGGCGAAGTCGA carries:
- a CDS encoding NlpC/P60 family protein, whose translation is MAFGHPKHLIAFRPLALMAGLAILGADVCLSAQDIIPEERERSAYRTPYRIEFATPRAELVSDLEGTERGDPRFEAEIPHDEWYSRRVLEHRGAWGPVARAYPGVPGIESWPVQARRERVVAIAMRFLGYGYQHHHLPDWSPPREWPWKETCVGHNGRGVDCSNFTGFVYNQGFGLRFNTEVERQAEEREVRGPGESRMTPVQHVPLPESYQDRIAALRTGDLLFIRSDSGNISHVVIWVGGIGQSPDGAPLIIDSHGGEVEDSNGARIPCGIHIRPYREKSWYNHSASHAIRVFVE